In a single window of the Olivibacter sp. SDN3 genome:
- a CDS encoding DUF3823 domain-containing protein, which produces MHKITYFLFAIICLSGCEVDNYDPPSAPLNGRLVFENQPIGIRQGINVLQLYQPGFENADPIRVNVMQDGSFSSMLFEGTYKMVNIAGSGPWENNPDSITINLSGETTVDIHVTPFFSLNDAEFSITDGILSASCHVKNNVSGRPLENVSLFIGKTTLVDHVYRLTPSSPESSKIASEINMEERVILSQDLQAFENEANLFARIGVKAVGHPEMIYSTVWKIR; this is translated from the coding sequence ATGCATAAAATCACTTATTTTCTATTCGCTATAATATGTCTAAGTGGATGTGAAGTAGATAATTACGATCCGCCTTCAGCCCCGCTAAATGGTAGGCTAGTTTTTGAGAATCAACCTATCGGTATCAGACAGGGCATCAATGTATTGCAATTATATCAACCAGGCTTTGAAAATGCTGACCCTATTCGTGTTAATGTCATGCAAGATGGCAGTTTTTCATCGATGCTTTTTGAAGGGACTTATAAAATGGTTAACATCGCAGGTAGTGGCCCTTGGGAAAACAACCCCGATAGCATTACCATCAATCTGAGTGGGGAGACTACAGTAGATATCCATGTTACACCCTTCTTTTCTCTTAATGATGCAGAATTTTCCATAACAGACGGTATATTAAGCGCGAGTTGCCACGTCAAAAACAACGTATCCGGCAGACCGCTGGAGAATGTGTCATTATTTATTGGAAAAACCACGTTAGTTGACCATGTTTACCGTTTAACGCCTTCATCACCGGAAAGTTCGAAAATAGCCTCCGAAATCAATATGGAAGAACGGGTTATCTTAAGTCAAGACCTTCAAGCGTTCGAAAACGAAGCGAATTTGTTTGCCCGAATAGGAGTGAAAGCTGTAGGTCATCCCGAAATGATCTATTCAACGGTATGGAAAATCAGGTAA
- a CDS encoding RagB/SusD family nutrient uptake outer membrane protein: MNIKRKLLICLLSTTVLMSLSGCKKWLDREPTEILLEDEVWGDPELARSVLANLYNRLQPFGGLEGGKLSPTDVDEAMWSGGLGGNNDRNTRVNYPYNIKQYWDYGLIRDVTLFLENIEASTLIQGEDKLQLLAEGRFIRAFIYFLHVRSMGGVPLILRTYQYSGPDDVAGMREPRSTEAGIYDFIASELDAIQDQLPQSASSRTRANKWTVLALKSRAMLYAASTAKYNNLMTDPILTANGEIGIPADRAAAYYEQSLLASKEILEQGPFALYRENPDLTQNFYDLFTNKNNNPEIIWAFDYTLDGKYHDFTVENIPRSLRESASGGAGVTPSLNIVEAFDYLDGSSGTLNTHTADESDYIYYDQLEDIFAGKDYRMMGSIITPGSLFRQQEMVIQAGVMEWDETAQRYMTRTSGNLGSYFSDGGFLVGPDGPLPNAANVTNTGFYIKKYLDSRVGSGQIGQGSDLWWIRFRLGEILLNASEAAFELGLTNEALTYVNRLRERAGFEANSLQSLTIATIQKEFQTELAFEEHRFWDLKRWRIAHEVFDGNRQSPHTMIFALWPYRVVRPNDPTKHNKYVFEKRIAPRFTQPRNFRLGNYYSLIPQDALNSNPLLTRNPFH, from the coding sequence ATGAATATCAAGAGAAAATTATTGATTTGCCTTTTATCTACTACCGTACTCATGTCTTTATCAGGCTGTAAAAAATGGTTGGATAGAGAACCCACGGAAATTCTGTTGGAAGACGAAGTATGGGGAGACCCCGAACTGGCCAGATCCGTATTAGCAAACCTATATAACCGTCTGCAACCCTTTGGTGGACTAGAAGGAGGAAAGCTATCACCAACTGATGTAGATGAGGCGATGTGGTCAGGTGGTTTAGGTGGTAATAATGACCGGAATACCCGGGTAAATTATCCCTACAATATCAAACAATATTGGGATTATGGATTGATCCGGGATGTCACACTTTTTCTGGAAAATATCGAAGCTTCAACACTTATACAAGGCGAAGATAAGTTGCAGCTGCTGGCTGAAGGACGTTTTATTCGTGCCTTTATTTATTTTTTGCATGTGCGGAGCATGGGCGGCGTACCTCTTATTTTACGGACCTATCAATATAGTGGACCGGATGATGTAGCGGGCATGCGTGAACCGCGGAGTACTGAAGCTGGTATATATGATTTTATTGCAAGTGAACTGGACGCGATACAAGACCAACTGCCCCAGAGCGCCAGTAGCAGAACGCGGGCAAATAAGTGGACTGTATTGGCATTAAAATCCAGGGCCATGCTATATGCAGCGTCTACTGCGAAGTACAACAATCTGATGACCGATCCGATTCTTACTGCAAATGGTGAAATTGGCATTCCTGCTGATCGTGCAGCTGCCTATTACGAACAATCTTTGTTGGCTTCAAAAGAAATTCTGGAACAAGGTCCCTTTGCGCTGTATCGGGAGAACCCAGACCTTACACAGAATTTTTATGACCTTTTCACGAACAAAAACAATAATCCAGAGATTATCTGGGCTTTTGATTATACCCTAGATGGAAAGTATCATGACTTTACTGTGGAAAATATCCCCCGCTCATTAAGAGAAAGTGCTTCCGGTGGAGCAGGCGTAACCCCCTCTCTGAATATTGTTGAAGCCTTTGATTATCTCGATGGGTCTTCAGGCACGCTAAACACCCATACAGCAGATGAATCCGACTATATCTACTATGATCAGTTGGAAGATATTTTTGCCGGAAAAGATTATCGGATGATGGGCAGCATCATTACCCCAGGATCATTGTTCCGTCAACAGGAAATGGTCATACAGGCAGGTGTCATGGAATGGGACGAAACAGCACAACGGTACATGACAAGAACGTCGGGCAACCTAGGCAGCTATTTTTCCGATGGAGGTTTTCTGGTCGGACCGGACGGACCATTGCCCAATGCCGCAAACGTAACCAATACAGGTTTTTATATAAAAAAATATCTGGATTCGAGAGTGGGTTCTGGCCAAATCGGTCAAGGCAGTGATCTTTGGTGGATCCGCTTTCGTTTAGGTGAAATATTGCTGAACGCTAGCGAGGCGGCCTTTGAGCTTGGTCTAACAAACGAAGCGCTGACGTATGTTAATCGACTGCGGGAGCGTGCCGGCTTTGAAGCTAATAGCCTGCAATCATTAACAATAGCGACCATACAAAAGGAATTCCAAACGGAATTAGCATTTGAAGAACACCGTTTCTGGGATCTAAAACGTTGGCGTATTGCGCATGAGGTATTCGACGGCAATCGGCAATCGCCCCACACCATGATATTTGCTTTATGGCCCTATCGTGTCGTACGGCCGAATGATCCCACAAAGCACAATAAATATGTATTCGAAAAAAGGATAGCTCCAAGATTTACGCAACCACGTAATTTCCGTTTGGGTAATTACTATTCGCTTATTCCCCAAGATGCCTTGAACAGCAATCCACTATTAACAAGAAATCCTTTCCATTAA
- a CDS encoding TonB-dependent receptor, with product MFIFKKSVACCLFLSSFFFAIPSHTKEKLSLAYEIQENLITGTVISVTEEPLPGVTVSVKNKNRVILTDENGKYAIKALEEDILVFTSIGYETLEIPIEKRLEVNVTLTALPQSLNEVVVVGYGEQRRADVTASISTVTSDELTESPVPTLSQALIGKTAGVTSRAPDGRPGAEANIQIRNLGTPLYVIDGVPSGAQQFNNLNAEDIESLSILKDASAAVYGLRAANGVVLVTTKSGGTNRENTINVNAYHGWQSLFRFPTPASAADFVRANAEADINENGSSNWTRDEVAKWQQGVPGYEGFDWSSYVKSNAPQTYANINTTGGSEKANYYVSLSRLSQDAVFDGYNFNRTNLQTNVETRIGRSIKAGVRINGKIEERDLLGLPGSDDYFQALLGQFRNLPTEKPYANDNPAYPATNNNFASNYATFPYSGYTNILRRTLQTSFDVEYKFPIEGLTATGMYAFFYNNLFENIFEKTFDTYTYNAQNEEYMVTGGQQNPFRSRSNGYIVDNVYRVQLNYKRTFGKHDVSGLAAMEAQERLDNLFFIRSQPTTNYIDLINTFNELQAVDDRVIEEARAGFIFRTNYSFDNKYLLEAGGRYDGSGFFPANGRWGFFPFVTVGWRVSEENFFGGKDKRNVLTDLKFRASYGQTGSEATGVGAFSYIPGYNWNVGNAYLDNELVTGIVSRGLPVTTLTWIKSTMTNIGVDFSLWNSKLSGSYEVFRRDLTGLPASRYDVLLPVEVGFGLPQENLNATRTLGMEMTLNHAGSTGQFNYSIGVNGTLARLRNWYTYRPRFGNSWDQYRNSTEDRWARINWGYEYIGQFQSEEEIANYPVNIDGQNNTTLMPGDFIYKDQNNDGVIDDLDVRPNGYSEGNLPYLNFGLNASLAYQGFDISFNFAGAAMQSRGRAAELKMPFQNDSNSPDFLFNDRWHREDIFDLNSPWVPGTYPALKKSNNESNQRASSFWFRNTAYLRLRDVQIGYTFPNRWLTPVKITKARLYVNGFNLFSIDNVRDLGIDPETQLNTGLDYPSVRIYNVGMNLTF from the coding sequence ATGTTTATTTTCAAGAAAAGTGTGGCATGCTGTCTCTTTTTAAGCAGCTTTTTTTTCGCCATTCCCAGCCACACAAAGGAAAAATTATCATTAGCCTATGAAATCCAAGAAAATCTCATTACGGGAACAGTAATCTCCGTTACCGAAGAGCCGCTACCGGGCGTCACCGTTTCCGTAAAAAATAAGAACAGGGTAATCCTGACCGATGAAAACGGAAAATATGCTATTAAGGCCTTGGAAGAAGATATACTCGTATTTACATCTATTGGGTACGAAACCCTTGAAATACCCATTGAAAAAAGACTTGAGGTAAATGTGACGCTGACAGCTCTTCCACAATCCTTAAATGAAGTGGTTGTTGTGGGTTATGGCGAACAGCGTCGAGCCGACGTAACTGCGTCTATTTCCACCGTGACCTCGGATGAGCTCACCGAAAGCCCGGTACCTACCCTTTCACAGGCACTTATTGGGAAGACAGCAGGGGTTACCTCCCGGGCGCCAGACGGACGTCCCGGAGCAGAAGCAAATATTCAGATCAGAAACCTCGGGACACCACTATATGTGATAGATGGTGTTCCCTCGGGTGCCCAGCAGTTTAATAATCTAAACGCAGAGGATATTGAAAGCCTTTCTATTCTCAAAGACGCCTCAGCTGCGGTATATGGGCTCCGTGCCGCGAATGGCGTTGTACTTGTGACCACGAAGAGCGGTGGAACAAACCGTGAAAACACGATAAATGTCAATGCCTATCATGGTTGGCAGAGCTTGTTCCGATTTCCAACACCAGCCAGTGCGGCAGATTTTGTCCGCGCCAATGCGGAAGCAGACATCAATGAGAACGGCTCCTCCAACTGGACACGCGATGAAGTAGCGAAATGGCAGCAAGGCGTACCGGGTTATGAAGGTTTTGATTGGTCTAGCTATGTCAAAAGTAATGCCCCGCAAACCTATGCCAATATCAATACCACAGGTGGCTCCGAAAAAGCGAATTATTATGTGTCGCTGAGCCGACTGAGCCAGGATGCCGTTTTTGATGGCTATAACTTCAACCGGACGAACTTACAAACCAATGTCGAAACACGTATAGGACGATCCATTAAAGCAGGCGTCCGGATAAATGGGAAAATAGAAGAACGCGATCTGTTGGGCTTGCCGGGCTCAGATGATTATTTCCAAGCTTTACTTGGTCAATTTAGAAATCTCCCCACAGAAAAACCCTACGCTAATGATAATCCTGCCTATCCGGCGACAAATAATAATTTCGCAAGCAATTACGCTACCTTTCCCTATTCAGGATACACTAATATTCTCAGGAGAACCTTACAAACGAGCTTTGATGTGGAATACAAATTTCCCATCGAAGGCCTGACCGCAACCGGGATGTATGCCTTCTTTTATAACAATCTGTTTGAAAACATTTTTGAAAAAACATTTGATACCTATACATATAATGCCCAGAATGAAGAATATATGGTTACCGGTGGACAGCAAAACCCCTTTCGTTCACGCAGCAATGGCTATATTGTCGATAATGTTTACCGTGTCCAACTTAACTATAAGCGCACTTTTGGTAAGCATGATGTAAGCGGATTGGCCGCTATGGAAGCACAGGAACGCTTAGACAATCTATTCTTTATCCGTTCACAACCGACGACCAATTATATCGATCTGATCAATACATTTAACGAACTCCAGGCGGTAGACGATAGGGTTATTGAAGAAGCGCGGGCAGGTTTCATCTTCCGAACGAATTATAGTTTCGATAATAAATACCTATTGGAGGCCGGCGGACGCTACGACGGTTCGGGCTTCTTCCCAGCCAACGGACGTTGGGGCTTCTTCCCCTTTGTCACCGTCGGTTGGCGGGTATCCGAAGAAAATTTCTTTGGTGGCAAGGATAAGCGCAATGTACTGACCGATCTGAAATTCAGAGCGTCTTATGGGCAAACGGGTAGTGAGGCAACAGGTGTTGGCGCATTTTCTTATATACCCGGTTATAACTGGAACGTCGGCAATGCCTATCTGGACAACGAGCTGGTTACCGGCATTGTATCCCGTGGTTTGCCCGTAACCACATTGACGTGGATAAAAAGTACGATGACGAATATAGGTGTTGATTTTTCTCTCTGGAACAGCAAACTTAGCGGAAGTTATGAAGTATTTAGAAGAGACCTCACCGGTTTGCCCGCCTCTCGCTACGATGTACTGCTACCCGTTGAAGTGGGTTTTGGCCTGCCACAGGAAAATCTCAATGCTACACGTACGTTAGGAATGGAAATGACCTTAAACCACGCCGGTAGCACTGGGCAATTCAACTATTCCATTGGTGTTAATGGAACATTGGCTCGCTTGCGAAACTGGTATACCTACAGGCCTCGCTTTGGCAATTCATGGGATCAGTATCGAAATTCAACCGAAGATCGTTGGGCAAGAATTAATTGGGGTTACGAATATATCGGGCAATTTCAATCCGAAGAGGAAATCGCCAACTACCCCGTCAATATAGACGGTCAGAATAATACCACCTTAATGCCTGGCGATTTTATCTATAAGGATCAGAACAATGACGGTGTTATTGACGATCTTGATGTCCGGCCTAATGGCTATAGTGAAGGCAATCTACCTTATCTGAATTTTGGTCTAAATGCTTCATTGGCTTATCAAGGTTTTGACATAAGCTTTAATTTCGCTGGTGCCGCTATGCAAAGCCGGGGACGCGCTGCAGAGTTAAAAATGCCCTTTCAGAACGATTCCAATTCACCTGATTTTTTATTTAACGACCGCTGGCATCGCGAAGATATCTTTGATCTAAACAGTCCCTGGGTACCCGGCACCTATCCAGCATTAAAAAAATCGAATAATGAAAGTAACCAACGTGCGTCGTCTTTTTGGTTCAGAAATACGGCTTATCTCCGGCTACGCGACGTACAGATAGGCTATACATTTCCCAACAGGTGGCTTACGCCCGTAAAAATTACCAAAGCCCGCCTGTATGTCAATGGATTTAACTTATTTTCTATCGACAATGTGCGCGATCTCGGAATCGATCCTGAAACGCAATTGAATACCGGTTTAGACTATCCTTCCGTAAGGATATATAACGTAGGTATGAACCTAACCTTTTAA
- a CDS encoding family 43 glycosylhydrolase, with translation MLWLVVISCLTQEAKSQEKNTGAIVSALKSHEKAVLVKDDIWIRDPYIVLGSDDYYYLTGTTQMPEVKFDDDTKYNVGLGDSSRVGWAVRVWKSKDLANWTYVGEPFDLSDGYWAEKEPTAFKNTSRGRWHLWAPELHVVGDKWVLIHTTPGPVKGGSNLALTTSKRLQKPYTFPLGDLAANLHDPSLFQDTDGKVYLIWANTKIVQLTADMTQFIGEPKAIHPSTLRQMPNGKQEPGIGHEGCTVLKIGDKYVLFGTGWSTNQGRKGSYNLYYAIADSIMGPYGPRKFVGRFLGHGTPFQDKDGKWWCTAFFNANVPPLERECIQTKDLSDNAYTINKQGVTLVPLEVKILDNGEIDIRAKDLDYAIPGPDEVQKL, from the coding sequence ATGCTCTGGTTAGTCGTTATCAGTTGCCTGACACAAGAGGCTAAATCTCAAGAAAAAAATACAGGAGCAATAGTAAGCGCTTTAAAATCGCATGAGAAGGCCGTTTTGGTAAAAGATGATATATGGATAAGGGATCCTTATATCGTGTTGGGGTCCGATGACTACTATTACCTTACTGGGACCACGCAAATGCCTGAGGTAAAATTTGACGATGACACCAAATATAATGTGGGTCTGGGCGATTCCAGTAGGGTAGGATGGGCTGTAAGGGTCTGGAAAAGCAAGGATCTGGCGAATTGGACTTATGTAGGTGAACCATTTGATTTGTCTGATGGCTATTGGGCAGAAAAGGAGCCGACAGCTTTTAAGAATACTTCCCGAGGGAGGTGGCACTTATGGGCACCGGAATTGCATGTTGTAGGTGATAAATGGGTGTTGATCCATACTACTCCCGGTCCGGTAAAGGGCGGATCGAACCTAGCCCTAACGACCAGCAAAAGACTCCAAAAGCCGTATACTTTCCCGCTAGGCGATTTGGCTGCCAATTTACATGATCCTTCGCTATTTCAGGATACGGATGGTAAAGTATATCTGATATGGGCTAATACTAAAATCGTGCAATTGACAGCAGATATGACGCAGTTTATAGGGGAACCGAAAGCCATTCATCCGAGTACATTGAGGCAAATGCCTAATGGCAAACAAGAGCCCGGTATTGGGCATGAAGGCTGCACTGTTTTGAAAATAGGCGACAAATATGTATTATTCGGAACGGGGTGGTCTACCAATCAAGGTAGAAAAGGGAGCTATAACTTGTATTATGCTATTGCAGATTCCATTATGGGACCTTATGGGCCACGTAAGTTCGTCGGCAGATTTTTAGGACATGGTACACCTTTTCAGGATAAGGATGGTAAATGGTGGTGCACGGCGTTTTTTAATGCTAATGTACCACCATTGGAGCGGGAATGTATACAAACGAAGGATTTAAGCGATAATGCATACACGATCAATAAACAGGGGGTAACGCTGGTCCCGTTAGAAGTAAAGATTTTAGATAATGGCGAAATCGATATCCGTGCTAAAGACCTGGATTATGCAATTCCGGGACCGGACGAAGTGCAAAAATTATGA
- a CDS encoding sulfatase, with translation MIRKNLKKSDLNTLVALLFIAVFALSGCAIDKKANDKRPNILFILIDDLKPALGTYGDSIAITPSMDGLAAKGMRFDMAYANQAVCAPSRFNLMLGSRSSSSGIYGFGQNFRDFYPEATTLPQFFKEQGYHTESMGKVFHIGHGTYNDEGSWSVPHHKDLVIEYVDPASKEEGFTREEALFSNQSAKGLPRGVAWESPEVADDAYADGRTAARAAKRLKELSENKQGDQPFFLAVGFARPHLPFSVPQKYWDLYQTENLPMPTYEKAPEGAPPYAVKRDTEIDQYKPVRPSSEQDPFPLELKQKLIHGYYAGVSYVDAQIGKVLQALEESGLDENTIVVLWGDHGYHLGEMGIWTKHVNYELANKIPLLVIAPGVSQPGTVTSQLAETVDIYPTLVELAGFSQPSVEQPFDGTSLVPVLRNPKAKISDHAYHCFPRGGRLGRAIRTDRYRLVEWKKIGEPIESAEYELYDYQDSAVEIKNIAADNPSVLAEMKEILASHPEAVPSRPANN, from the coding sequence ATGATAAGAAAGAACCTGAAAAAGAGCGACCTGAATACTTTAGTAGCACTTTTATTTATAGCTGTTTTCGCGCTATCAGGATGCGCCATTGATAAGAAAGCCAATGATAAGCGGCCCAATATCCTGTTTATTTTGATAGATGATTTAAAACCGGCCTTGGGCACTTATGGTGATTCGATTGCGATAACACCGAGCATGGATGGGCTCGCGGCTAAAGGGATGCGTTTCGATATGGCTTATGCTAATCAGGCGGTATGTGCGCCTTCTCGTTTTAATTTAATGCTGGGAAGCCGTTCATCGTCATCGGGCATTTATGGATTCGGTCAGAATTTTCGTGATTTTTATCCGGAAGCAACGACATTGCCCCAGTTTTTTAAAGAGCAGGGCTATCACACCGAGTCAATGGGTAAGGTATTCCATATCGGACACGGTACCTATAATGATGAGGGATCCTGGAGCGTGCCGCACCATAAGGATTTGGTCATAGAATATGTCGATCCGGCCAGTAAGGAGGAGGGCTTCACTAGGGAGGAGGCCTTGTTTTCAAATCAAAGCGCAAAAGGGCTGCCGCGTGGAGTGGCTTGGGAGTCGCCGGAAGTTGCTGACGATGCTTATGCGGATGGCCGAACAGCGGCCCGGGCGGCTAAACGGCTTAAGGAGCTCAGCGAGAACAAGCAAGGTGATCAGCCTTTTTTCCTTGCAGTGGGCTTTGCCAGACCTCATCTCCCATTTTCTGTACCCCAAAAATATTGGGACCTCTATCAGACGGAAAACCTTCCGATGCCTACTTATGAGAAAGCACCCGAGGGAGCTCCGCCTTATGCCGTAAAACGTGATACTGAAATAGACCAATATAAACCCGTACGACCGTCGTCGGAGCAGGATCCATTTCCGCTCGAGTTGAAGCAAAAACTTATTCATGGTTATTATGCCGGGGTCAGCTATGTGGATGCCCAGATTGGCAAGGTGCTACAGGCTTTGGAAGAGTCTGGGCTTGATGAAAACACCATTGTTGTACTTTGGGGAGACCATGGTTACCATCTGGGCGAAATGGGAATCTGGACCAAGCATGTCAATTACGAGCTGGCTAACAAAATTCCCTTGCTTGTTATTGCCCCGGGTGTTTCGCAGCCTGGTACGGTAACTTCACAGCTTGCAGAAACTGTAGATATTTATCCGACATTAGTAGAACTTGCCGGCTTTTCGCAACCAAGTGTTGAACAGCCCTTTGATGGTACCAGCCTAGTGCCCGTACTTCGAAATCCCAAAGCTAAAATCAGCGATCATGCCTATCATTGCTTTCCTCGCGGCGGACGTTTGGGCAGAGCTATTCGTACAGATCGTTACCGTTTGGTGGAATGGAAAAAAATAGGAGAACCAATCGAATCAGCAGAATACGAATTGTACGATTATCAAGATTCAGCTGTAGAGATAAAAAATATAGCCGCTGATAATCCTTCAGTTCTAGCTGAAATGAAAGAGATATTGGCCTCACATCCGGAAGCTGTTCCATCTCGGCCTGCAAATAACTGA